Proteins encoded within one genomic window of Rossellomorea vietnamensis:
- a CDS encoding acetoin utilization AcuB family protein: protein MIVEEIMKTKIETLKAADTIESAINLMREKKIKHIPITNDEMEVVGIVSDRDVKDGTPSIFHDGSVTSELQKPLKYIMKTDVITGHPLDFVEEVAALFYEHHISCLPILKEKKLVGIITETDLLYTLIQLTGAHQPGSQIEVKVPHKAGILYEVAGIIRRHNSNIQSVLVYPDKKDEAFKILVFRVRTMNPMNVISDLKKEGYDVLWPNMPGISS from the coding sequence GTGATTGTAGAAGAGATAATGAAAACGAAAATCGAAACATTGAAAGCCGCCGATACGATCGAATCGGCCATCAATTTAATGAGGGAAAAGAAAATCAAACATATCCCGATCACGAATGACGAGATGGAAGTCGTCGGCATCGTAAGTGACCGGGACGTGAAGGATGGTACACCTTCCATCTTCCATGATGGATCCGTTACGTCCGAGCTGCAGAAGCCTCTTAAATACATCATGAAGACCGACGTGATCACGGGGCATCCACTGGATTTCGTGGAAGAAGTCGCTGCCCTCTTTTATGAGCATCATATCAGCTGCCTTCCCATACTGAAGGAAAAGAAACTAGTCGGGATCATTACGGAAACCGATCTGCTGTATACCCTCATTCAATTGACCGGTGCCCATCAGCCCGGATCCCAGATTGAAGTGAAGGTCCCTCATAAAGCAGGCATCCTCTATGAAGTGGCCGGCATCATCAGACGGCATAATTCCAATATCCAAAGTGTCCTTGTCTATCCGGATAAAAAAGACGAAGCCTTTAAAATCCTTGTATTCCGGGTTCGGACGATGAACCCGATGAACGTGATCAGTGATCTTAAGAAAGAAGGATATGACGTGTTATGGCCAAACATGCCGGGAATCTCATCATGA
- a CDS encoding GNAT family N-acetyltransferase encodes MKLKKTYNATELKTTKGNIIIEGPISAEELSRLDFHEDLVAFRPPAQQHKALVEIAGLPEGRILIARDNHTIVGYVTYLYPDPLERWSQGKMKNLIELGAIEVIPKFRGAAVGKNLLKVSMMDDHMEDYIVITTEYYWHWDLKGTGLNVWEYRKVMEKMMNAGGLEYYATDDPEISSHPANCLMARIGKRVDADSIQQFDQLRFMNRFMY; translated from the coding sequence ATGAAATTGAAAAAAACCTATAATGCAACAGAGTTAAAGACAACTAAAGGAAATATCATTATTGAAGGTCCGATTTCGGCAGAGGAGTTATCACGCCTTGATTTCCATGAGGACCTGGTCGCTTTCAGACCCCCGGCCCAGCAGCACAAAGCCCTTGTCGAGATCGCCGGTTTACCGGAAGGGCGCATCTTGATTGCCAGGGACAATCATACAATCGTCGGGTACGTTACATATTTATACCCTGATCCCCTCGAACGGTGGTCACAGGGGAAGATGAAGAACCTGATCGAACTTGGGGCCATCGAGGTCATCCCAAAATTCCGCGGGGCGGCCGTCGGGAAGAATCTATTGAAAGTATCCATGATGGATGATCATATGGAAGATTATATCGTCATTACGACAGAATACTATTGGCACTGGGACCTTAAAGGGACGGGCCTTAATGTATGGGAATACCGGAAAGTGATGGAGAAAATGATGAACGCCGGCGGATTGGAATACTACGCAACGGATGATCCTGAAATCAGTTCCCATCCGGCCAACTGCTTAATGGCAAGAATCGGCAAACGGGTGGATGCAGATTCCATCCAGCAATTTGACCAGCTTCGATTTATGAATCGTTTTATGTATTGA